A window of Borrelia hispanica CRI genomic DNA:
TCATCAACAATAGTAATGTCAATGATCATTATTGAATTCTCAAAAAAAATGCTAAATCGATCAATAATAAAATGGGGAACATGTTTATTAATAACATATGTAATTTATAAATTTCATATAGACCTATCATACATACTACTAATATTTTTACTCATATGCTCTATAACATACACAATGAAAAAATTTTTTTTCAAAAGCAAGGTATAAATTTGATTTTAATAAATTTATTCATCACATTTTTTAAAATAGGGATTTTAAACTTTGGGGGAGGAAACGGAATTACTGCTACAATTCATAAAGAAATCATTGAACGTAAAGAATGGATAACTCAAGAAGAGTTTATTAATATCATTACAATATCTAGAATTACTCCTGGCCCCATAGCCACCAATATAGCAACATATGTAGGAGCCAAGGTAGCTGGCATTACAGGCGCAATAATTGCAACAATGGCATTAATTAGCGCGCCAATATTAATTATTATCTTTATAATATCAACAATACATAAAATAAACTTTTTACAATATTACCTTGAACATCTAAAGCCCGTAATTATCGCACTATGGATAGTAACTATTCTAATTCTATTTGAAAACATATTTTTCAAAATAGATTATAATAATATAAAACTTATAAAAAGTTTCGCACTTGCAGGATTAAACTTACTTATTTTATTATTCTATAAAAATATTTCCCCTGCAATATTAATCATATCTAGTGGAGTACTATATATTCTTATGTAAAGATGCTAAAACAAAGCTTAAAATTAACACAGAAATTACAATTAACACAAATTAACACGATCAAAATGTTAAGTCTTGATAAGCAAGAATTAATACAAATTATATCAGAGGAACTCGACAATAATGAATATATTAAAGTGGATTCAAATAAAATCTTTTTTGAATCACTAAAAACTTACAAGTTTAAAAAATTCTTTTATAAAGAAAATGAAAATAACAAAACACAATATGAAATTGCACTGGCTAAAACATCACCTAAAATTTCACTTAAAGAACATCTCTTATTACAACTTCGAATTCAAAGACTTAATGAAGAAGAAATTAATATAGGAGAAATCATAATAAACAATCTAAATAGAAAAGGACTATACATAATAAATCCTTATGATTTCTTTAATAAAGAAGAATGGCCACAGGTCACTAAAATGATCAAATTGATTCAACAATTTGATCCAATAGGAATTTGCGTACCCAATATCATAGAATCATTAATATTACAAGCAAAATACCATAAATTAGACACAAGTATAATCAAAATTCTTCAAAAAGCAGATTTACTTACAAATACTCAAGAAAAACTAAAAAAAGAATTAAATATTAGCACACAAGATTTAAATGACGCCATTAACACAATGAGACTTAAACTTAATCCCAATCCAACATTTGAATTTAAAGACAAAGACGATACTAATGAATATATTGAACCAGATATTATTGTTATCAATAAAGGCAATAAACTCAAAATCAAAATTAAAGAGGTCAGTATTTTTAAAACAGAAATTAATAAACAAGAAGCTAAAGACTTATGTAAATACAAACAAGCAAAATGGCTCATTGAAGCCTTAAGATATAGAGATGAAACATTAGCTAAAATAGGAATAGCAATATATACATTACAAAAAGAATTTTTAAGAAGAGGATTTAAGAGCTTAAGACCAATGAAATTAGATGATATATCTACAAAAATCAATCTATCAAAATCAACTGTATCACGAGCAATAAAAAATAAATATTTAAAATTTGACTGGGGCACAATAGCAATTAGAAAATTATTTAATTCAATAGGTGGTGCTAAAACAAATGAATTTTCCAAATTAAGCATTAAACTAATAATAAAAGGAATGTTAGAACAGAATAAAAATATGGTAGATAGCCAAATTTCTGATATACTAAAATCTAAAGGAATCACTATTTCAAGAAGAACTGTAAACAAATATAGAAATGAATTAAAATGTGAAGGAGAAATTTATGGAACCTAAAATACAAGCCATCAATTATCATTTAAATGATGATATGAAAGATTTTATTTTAAAAAAACTAGATAAAATTGGAACACACATTAAACAGCATGCAGAAAGTCTTAAAATTACAATAAAAAAAGAAAATGATATTTTTGATGTAGATGCTCACCTCCACTTTAATTGGGGCAAAATAATACATATTACAGAAGAAGGAAAAGAATTACATGCCTTAACAGAAAGATTAATAGAACGAT
This region includes:
- a CDS encoding chromate transporter, which gives rise to MILINLFITFFKIGILNFGGGNGITATIHKEIIERKEWITQEEFINIITISRITPGPIATNIATYVGAKVAGITGAIIATMALISAPILIIIFIISTIHKINFLQYYLEHLKPVIIALWIVTILILFENIFFKIDYNNIKLIKSFALAGLNLLILLFYKNISPAILIISSGVLYILM
- the rpoN gene encoding RNA polymerase factor sigma-54, whose protein sequence is MLKQSLKLTQKLQLTQINTIKMLSLDKQELIQIISEELDNNEYIKVDSNKIFFESLKTYKFKKFFYKENENNKTQYEIALAKTSPKISLKEHLLLQLRIQRLNEEEINIGEIIINNLNRKGLYIINPYDFFNKEEWPQVTKMIKLIQQFDPIGICVPNIIESLILQAKYHKLDTSIIKILQKADLLTNTQEKLKKELNISTQDLNDAINTMRLKLNPNPTFEFKDKDDTNEYIEPDIIVINKGNKLKIKIKEVSIFKTEINKQEAKDLCKYKQAKWLIEALRYRDETLAKIGIAIYTLQKEFLRRGFKSLRPMKLDDISTKINLSKSTVSRAIKNKYLKFDWGTIAIRKLFNSIGGAKTNEFSKLSIKLIIKGMLEQNKNMVDSQISDILKSKGITISRRTVNKYRNELKCEGEIYGT
- a CDS encoding HPF/RaiA family ribosome-associated protein, which encodes MEPKIQAINYHLNDDMKDFILKKLDKIGTHIKQHAESLKITIKKENDIFDVDAHLHFNWGKIIHITEEGKELHALTERLIERLQNTANKEKSKKDTIK